A single genomic interval of Shewanella psychropiezotolerans harbors:
- the ilvD gene encoding dihydroxy-acid dehydratase, translating to MPKLRSATSTEGRNMAGARALWRATGVKDSDFGKPIIAISNSFTQFVPGHVHLKDMGSLVAGAIEEAGGIAKEFNTIAVDDGIAMGHGGMLYSLPSRELIADSVEYMVNAHCADALVCISNCDKITPGMMMAALRLNIPVIFVSGGPMEAGKTKLSGNIIKLDLVDAMVAGADDRVSDEDSEKIERSACPTCGSCSGMFTANSMNCLTEALGLSLPGNGSMLATHSDRRELFLEAGRRIMDLATRYYKHDDESALPRNIANFKAFENAMTLDIAMGGSSNTVLHLLASAYEGKVDFTMADIDRLSRLVPHLCKVAPSTPKYHMEDVHRAGGVMGILGELDRAGLIHNDAYHVAGASLKDVLAKWDIAQSKDEAVHKFFSAGPAGIPTTKAFSQSCRWDSVDDDREGGCIRKREFAFSQEGGLAVLSGNIAIDGCIVKTAGVDEENHIFIGSARVFESQDDAVAAILGGKVVAGDVVVIRYEGPKGGPGMQEMLYPTSYLKSRGLGKACALITDGRFSGGTSGLSIGHVSPEAAAGGTIGLVETGDRIEIDIPARSIKLAISDTELAARRTAMEGRGKQAWKPVGRERSVSLALKAYALLATSADKGAVRDVTMLED from the coding sequence ATGCCTAAATTACGTTCAGCTACCAGTACCGAAGGTCGTAACATGGCCGGAGCTCGCGCCCTATGGCGTGCTACCGGCGTCAAAGATAGTGATTTCGGTAAGCCAATTATTGCGATTTCCAACTCATTCACGCAATTTGTTCCCGGTCATGTGCATCTCAAAGATATGGGCTCGTTAGTCGCTGGCGCCATAGAAGAAGCGGGCGGAATCGCCAAAGAGTTTAATACTATCGCGGTAGATGACGGTATCGCCATGGGTCACGGTGGCATGCTCTATAGCCTACCTTCTCGTGAGCTTATTGCCGACAGCGTCGAGTATATGGTCAATGCCCACTGCGCCGATGCCTTGGTGTGTATTTCCAATTGTGACAAGATTACTCCTGGCATGATGATGGCGGCTCTTCGCCTAAATATTCCGGTAATTTTCGTCTCTGGTGGCCCTATGGAAGCGGGTAAGACTAAGCTTTCGGGTAACATCATCAAGCTGGATCTGGTGGATGCCATGGTGGCGGGGGCGGACGATCGGGTCTCGGACGAAGATAGCGAGAAGATTGAGCGTAGCGCCTGCCCTACCTGTGGTTCATGTTCCGGTATGTTCACCGCTAACTCGATGAATTGCTTGACCGAAGCCTTAGGCCTGTCTTTGCCGGGTAATGGCTCTATGCTTGCCACTCACTCCGATAGACGCGAGCTCTTCTTAGAGGCGGGTCGCCGTATCATGGACTTGGCTACCCGTTACTACAAGCATGATGATGAGTCTGCTTTGCCACGCAATATCGCTAACTTCAAGGCATTCGAGAATGCCATGACCTTAGATATCGCTATGGGCGGCTCCAGCAACACGGTATTGCATCTATTAGCCTCGGCCTATGAGGGAAAAGTTGATTTTACCATGGCTGATATCGACAGGTTGTCCCGCCTGGTGCCTCATTTGTGTAAGGTGGCACCTTCGACTCCCAAGTATCATATGGAAGATGTGCATCGCGCCGGCGGCGTGATGGGGATCTTAGGCGAGCTTGACCGGGCAGGTCTCATTCATAATGATGCCTATCATGTGGCAGGGGCAAGCTTGAAAGACGTGCTGGCCAAATGGGATATAGCTCAGAGTAAAGATGAAGCGGTACATAAGTTTTTCTCGGCAGGACCTGCGGGCATCCCAACCACTAAGGCCTTCAGCCAAAGTTGTCGCTGGGATAGTGTTGATGATGACCGCGAAGGCGGTTGTATCCGTAAGCGTGAATTTGCTTTTAGCCAAGAAGGTGGCCTAGCAGTGCTTTCCGGCAATATTGCCATCGATGGTTGTATCGTCAAAACTGCAGGTGTGGATGAAGAGAATCATATCTTCATCGGCTCTGCCCGTGTGTTTGAGAGTCAGGACGATGCCGTTGCCGCTATCTTGGGCGGTAAAGTGGTTGCGGGTGACGTGGTCGTTATTCGCTACGAAGGCCCTAAAGGTGGCCCGGGTATGCAGGAGATGCTTTATCCAACCAGTTACCTTAAGTCTCGCGGCCTGGGTAAGGCGTGTGCGCTTATCACTGATGGTCGTTTCTCCGGCGGCACTTCCGGCCTGTCTATCGGCCATGTTTCGCCAGAAGCTGCGGCTGGTGGCACCATAGGTCTGGTTGAGACCGGTGACAGAATTGAAATCGATATTCCGGCGCGCTCGATCAAACTCGCTATCAGCGATACTGAATTAGCGGCTCGTCGTACAGCAATGGAAGGGCGTGGTAAGCAAGCCTGGAAGCCTGTGGGTCGTGAACGCTCCGTATCTCTGGCACTCAAGGCTTATGCCTTGCTTGCGACCAGTGCCGATAAAGGCGCGGTGAGAGATGTCACCATGCTGGAGGATTAA
- a CDS encoding branched-chain amino acid transaminase: protein MTAKKAEFIWFNGEIMPWGDAKVHVMSHGLHYGSSVFEGIRVYDTHLGPAGFRLTDHVQRLFDSAKIYRMPIPYIHDEIMLACRDSVQKNGLKSAYIRPLAFYGDVGMGITPPKDAVCDVMVAAFPWGAYLGEDSMEAGVDVAVSSWNRLAPNTIPTGAKAGGNYLSSIQISTEAKRNGFDEGIALDVNGLVSEGAGANLFVVKKGKIYTPPATAAILMGLTRDSIIILAREKGYEVVEEAMSREFLYLADEIFMTGTAAEIVPVRSVDRIDVGAGKRGPITKSIQESFFGLFTGETEDKWGWLEVL, encoded by the coding sequence ATGACCGCGAAGAAAGCAGAGTTTATATGGTTCAATGGTGAGATAATGCCTTGGGGTGATGCCAAGGTACATGTAATGTCTCACGGCTTACATTATGGCTCTTCTGTCTTCGAAGGGATCCGTGTCTATGATACTCATCTGGGCCCGGCGGGATTTCGCTTAACCGATCATGTTCAGCGTCTGTTCGATTCGGCTAAGATTTATCGCATGCCAATTCCCTATATACATGATGAGATTATGCTGGCCTGTCGTGACAGCGTGCAGAAGAATGGTCTCAAGAGTGCCTACATTCGTCCGCTGGCCTTCTATGGTGATGTAGGCATGGGGATAACCCCGCCTAAAGATGCCGTGTGTGATGTCATGGTTGCAGCATTCCCCTGGGGCGCCTATCTAGGTGAAGACAGTATGGAAGCTGGGGTCGATGTGGCTGTGAGCTCATGGAATCGTCTGGCACCCAATACCATACCTACTGGCGCTAAGGCTGGTGGTAACTACTTGTCATCGATTCAGATCTCGACCGAAGCTAAGCGTAACGGCTTCGATGAGGGTATAGCCCTCGATGTGAATGGTTTGGTCAGCGAAGGTGCTGGCGCTAACCTGTTCGTGGTCAAGAAAGGTAAAATCTATACACCGCCAGCAACCGCTGCTATTTTGATGGGTTTGACCCGAGATAGCATCATCATTTTGGCTCGAGAGAAGGGTTATGAAGTGGTTGAAGAGGCCATGTCTCGTGAGTTCCTCTATCTCGCCGATGAGATATTTATGACTGGCACCGCGGCTGAAATAGTGCCTGTGCGTAGCGTCGACAGAATTGATGTCGGTGCAGGGAAGCGTGGTCCCATCACTAAGTCGATACAGGAAAGCTTCTTTGGCCTGTTTACCGGTGAGACCGAAGACAAGTGGGGTTGGTTAGAAGTGCTTTAA
- the ilvM gene encoding acetolactate synthase 2 small subunit, which yields MSYQLSLTLVQQPEVLERVLRVVRHRGFKVTKMDMQLEGEQGVGLAMHVEGERAIELLTNQLDKLFDVVDCRVHA from the coding sequence ATGAGTTATCAATTGAGCTTAACCTTAGTGCAGCAGCCTGAAGTACTAGAGCGTGTATTGAGAGTGGTACGCCATAGGGGCTTTAAAGTGACCAAGATGGATATGCAGTTAGAAGGTGAGCAAGGTGTTGGGCTCGCTATGCATGTCGAAGGTGAGCGGGCCATCGAGCTGCTGACTAATCAGCTAGATAAGCTTTTCGATGTTGTCGATTGTCGGGTACATGCTTAA
- the ilvC gene encoding ketol-acid reductoisomerase has translation MANYFNSLNLRQQLEQLAQCRFMDRNEFSEGCDFIKGWNIVILGCGAQGLNQGLNMRDSGLNIAYALRAEAIEEKRASYQKATGNGFRAGTIEELIPDADLVLNLTPDKQHTNAVTTIMPLMKQGATLSYSHGFNIVEEGMQVREDITVIMVAPKCPGTEVREEYKRGFGVPTLIAVHPENDPKGQGFDIAKAYASATGGDRAGVLHSSFIAEVKSDLMGEQTILCGMLQTGAILGYEKMVADGVEPGYAAKLIQQGWETTTEALKHGGITNMMDRLSNPAKIKAFDMAEELKVILAPLFEKHMDDIIGGEFSRTMMVDWANDDANLLKWRAATGETAFENAPVSDEDIDEQTYFDKGIFLVAMIKAGVELAFDTMTSAGIVEASAYYESLHETPLIANTIARKRLYEMNVVISDTAEYGCYLFNHAAVPMLRDYVNAMSPEYLGRGLSDSSNGVDNQRLIEVNAAIRGTGVEKIGAELRGHMTAMQQIVEEK, from the coding sequence ATGGCTAACTATTTTAACTCTCTGAATTTGCGTCAACAATTAGAACAGCTGGCTCAGTGCCGCTTTATGGATCGTAATGAATTTAGCGAAGGCTGCGATTTCATTAAGGGGTGGAATATCGTCATTCTAGGGTGTGGTGCACAGGGCCTCAACCAAGGTTTGAATATGCGTGACTCTGGTCTGAATATCGCTTATGCACTTCGCGCCGAGGCGATCGAAGAGAAACGTGCTTCATACCAAAAGGCGACTGGAAACGGTTTCCGCGCTGGCACTATCGAGGAGCTTATTCCTGATGCCGATCTTGTGCTTAACCTGACGCCAGATAAACAGCACACTAACGCCGTGACTACTATAATGCCGCTTATGAAGCAAGGTGCAACTCTGTCTTACTCTCACGGTTTCAATATCGTTGAAGAGGGCATGCAGGTTCGTGAAGACATCACAGTCATCATGGTTGCCCCTAAGTGTCCTGGTACCGAAGTACGTGAAGAGTATAAGCGTGGTTTCGGCGTACCGACTCTGATCGCTGTTCACCCTGAGAATGATCCTAAGGGTCAAGGTTTCGATATCGCTAAGGCATATGCCAGCGCTACCGGTGGTGATCGTGCGGGTGTGCTCCACTCATCATTTATTGCCGAAGTTAAGTCTGACCTTATGGGTGAGCAAACTATTCTCTGTGGCATGCTACAAACTGGCGCTATCTTAGGTTACGAGAAGATGGTTGCCGACGGTGTAGAGCCTGGCTATGCGGCGAAACTGATTCAACAAGGTTGGGAAACCACCACTGAAGCGTTAAAGCATGGTGGTATCACCAACATGATGGATCGCCTGTCTAACCCTGCCAAGATCAAAGCATTCGACATGGCTGAAGAGTTAAAGGTCATTCTTGCTCCTTTGTTCGAGAAGCACATGGATGACATCATAGGCGGTGAGTTCTCTCGCACCATGATGGTCGATTGGGCCAACGACGATGCAAACTTGCTTAAATGGCGCGCCGCTACCGGTGAAACAGCCTTCGAAAATGCACCCGTTAGCGATGAAGATATCGACGAGCAAACCTATTTCGACAAAGGTATTTTCCTTGTGGCCATGATCAAAGCGGGTGTCGAGCTTGCGTTCGATACTATGACTTCTGCCGGCATAGTCGAAGCGTCGGCTTATTACGAGTCGCTACATGAAACACCACTCATAGCTAACACAATCGCACGTAAGCGTCTTTACGAGATGAACGTGGTTATCTCTGATACCGCTGAATATGGTTGTTACTTGTTTAATCACGCCGCCGTGCCTATGTTGCGCGACTACGTCAATGCCATGTCTCCAGAGTACCTAGGTCGCGGACTAAGCGACAGCAGCAATGGTGTCGATAACCAACGTCTGATCGAAGTTAATGCTGCCATTCGCGGTACTGGCGTTGAGAAGATAGGTGCCGAGCTACGTGGTCATATGACGGCTATGCAGCAAATCGTCGAAGAGAAGTAA
- a CDS encoding substrate-binding periplasmic protein, which yields MIIRFSWIISALLFGFVISAPLAEQDYLQPKLKFCVESTEFPPFNYFKRVKGKKTESSGYDVDLLKQVFEPAGIEYQVIVLPWRRCLKEVYEGIVDAAMSASLNPQRIRDYIPSAPYYHITPSYFYLEFNYPDGLDISNLSELDKLGKVCGIVGFNYLNFGWDSLDKLYEINDISQLPTMLQKSRCRFFLARKETFAGTLAINNMYYLGELLTGKVVPNSQPEPFHMLVSKKSAYGNLINQLFNKKVLELRKSGELDRLLEYHLNELRKGAKEAND from the coding sequence ATGATAATTCGTTTTAGCTGGATCATCTCGGCTCTGCTATTTGGATTTGTTATCTCTGCTCCTCTGGCCGAACAAGACTATTTACAACCAAAACTCAAATTTTGTGTAGAGTCGACTGAATTTCCCCCCTTTAACTACTTCAAACGCGTCAAAGGGAAGAAGACAGAATCCAGTGGTTATGATGTTGACCTGCTAAAACAGGTTTTCGAACCAGCAGGCATAGAATACCAAGTGATAGTTCTTCCATGGCGCAGATGCCTGAAAGAGGTCTATGAAGGAATAGTCGACGCCGCAATGAGTGCCTCATTGAACCCACAACGAATACGCGACTACATTCCCTCCGCTCCCTACTATCATATAACTCCAAGCTACTTCTACCTCGAGTTTAATTACCCCGATGGTTTAGATATATCGAATCTGAGTGAACTAGACAAGCTGGGAAAAGTCTGCGGAATAGTAGGCTTCAACTACCTCAATTTTGGTTGGGACAGCTTAGATAAGCTCTATGAGATAAATGACATATCCCAACTGCCTACCATGCTGCAGAAGAGTCGCTGTCGTTTTTTCTTAGCACGAAAAGAGACATTCGCAGGCACCTTAGCCATCAATAATATGTACTACCTAGGCGAACTCCTTACCGGGAAAGTAGTTCCCAACTCACAACCTGAACCATTTCATATGCTAGTGTCGAAGAAGTCGGCTTATGGCAATTTAATTAACCAACTATTCAATAAGAAAGTGCTTGAATTAAGAAAGAGTGGTGAGCTTGATCGCCTATTAGAGTATCACCTTAATGAGCTTAGAAAAGGAGCCAAAGAAGCAAACGACTAA
- a CDS encoding GGDEF domain-containing protein, which produces MDILAIVLVIIGLLGLIASLVPTHQVCNIPDHQHNGWLVLLSMIFMFIFGYLGFLWSLFTHETDTLDLIIAIIFCGGGGFVWLVTKMSRETIFKLKITIREKHYQAHHDQLTGLPNRNQFYEDIDKLIATEGLIFSCLMMDLDDFKMINDTFGHAEGDHVLQVVAERIMKVIPQDAIAARLGGDELAVVLPCILAEDAVTIAQAIQNELLKEISCESHSLIIGVSIGIAQYPKDGGSRKSIMKSADIAMYHAKKNDDHYQIYQAHLT; this is translated from the coding sequence ATGGATATCCTTGCGATTGTCTTGGTAATTATTGGATTATTAGGGCTCATTGCCTCTCTGGTTCCCACTCACCAGGTCTGCAATATTCCCGATCATCAACATAATGGCTGGCTAGTTTTGCTCAGCATGATCTTTATGTTTATTTTCGGCTATCTGGGGTTTCTATGGAGCCTGTTTACTCATGAAACCGATACCTTAGATTTAATCATAGCTATCATCTTCTGTGGTGGAGGTGGCTTTGTCTGGCTAGTGACTAAGATGAGTCGGGAGACCATCTTTAAGTTAAAAATAACCATTAGAGAGAAGCACTACCAAGCTCACCATGATCAATTAACCGGCCTGCCCAATCGCAATCAATTCTATGAAGATATCGACAAGCTGATCGCCACAGAAGGCCTGATATTTAGCTGCCTTATGATGGATCTCGATGATTTTAAAATGATTAACGATACCTTCGGTCATGCTGAAGGCGATCATGTACTGCAGGTCGTTGCAGAGAGGATAATGAAGGTTATTCCACAAGATGCCATTGCAGCGAGATTGGGTGGCGATGAGCTTGCCGTAGTGCTTCCATGCATCTTGGCCGAGGATGCCGTCACCATAGCTCAAGCTATCCAAAACGAGTTACTAAAAGAGATTAGCTGTGAGAGCCATTCCCTCATCATAGGCGTCAGCATCGGAATAGCTCAATACCCAAAAGACGGCGGTAGCAGAAAAAGTATAATGAAGAGTGCGGATATAGCCATGTATCATGCTAAGAAGAACGATGATCATTACCAAATATACCAAGCTCATCTTACTTAA
- the cysE gene encoding serine O-acetyltransferase: protein MRYEVWEQLRVEAEALVRKEPLLASHVYSSILNHECLGSALSFIVANKLSDGVVSPFTFRELFDKAFIHCDQMLTNVATDIKAVKERDPAIVSYLTVILNLKGFQAIQVHRLANCLWNQGRTELAQFIQSRNSEVFGVDIHPACKMGTGIMFDHATGIVIGETAVIENNVSLLQGVTLGGTGNQQGDRHPKIRAGVMIGAGAKVLGNLEVGEGAKIGAGSVVLFDVAPHTTVVGVPAKVVGKPESMCPAETMEQTIFGSDC, encoded by the coding sequence ATGCGTTATGAAGTTTGGGAACAGCTTAGGGTAGAAGCCGAAGCCTTGGTTCGTAAGGAACCTTTACTTGCCAGTCATGTTTATTCATCGATACTCAATCATGAGTGTCTGGGATCGGCGCTCAGCTTCATCGTGGCTAATAAACTCTCAGATGGGGTAGTTTCTCCCTTTACCTTTCGTGAGCTATTCGATAAAGCCTTCATTCATTGCGATCAGATGCTGACCAATGTGGCTACCGATATCAAGGCGGTGAAAGAGCGAGATCCTGCTATCGTGAGCTACCTAACAGTTATATTGAATCTCAAGGGGTTTCAGGCGATTCAGGTGCATCGGTTAGCCAATTGTCTCTGGAATCAAGGGCGCACTGAGTTAGCGCAATTTATTCAGAGCCGTAACTCGGAAGTATTCGGTGTCGATATTCATCCGGCCTGTAAGATGGGCACTGGCATCATGTTTGACCATGCTACGGGGATTGTCATAGGTGAGACTGCGGTTATTGAAAATAATGTGTCTCTGCTCCAAGGGGTGACTCTTGGTGGTACGGGTAATCAGCAGGGAGACCGTCATCCAAAAATCCGTGCCGGTGTTATGATTGGCGCTGGAGCTAAAGTATTGGGTAATCTCGAAGTCGGTGAAGGTGCCAAGATAGGCGCGGGCTCAGTGGTGTTGTTCGATGTTGCTCCCCATACTACGGTTGTAGGTGTGCCAGCGAAAGTCGTTGGTAAGCCCGAGTCCATGTGCCCGGCGGAAACCATGGAACAAACTATATTCGGGTCTGACTGCTAA
- a CDS encoding DUF4336 domain-containing protein — MTLAIEQLGEDIWAHEDTMPLGGTQLRLRMTVVKLACGGLWLHTPTKLSPELQVAMDKLGQVRYLVGPSNGHNIWLNDWQSAYPEAKMYVSGGIPKKISIENYQVLDEHFDNIWSDDFERLYMPGVSFFNESVFFHKKSKSLLVTDLIQNHSDACPSGFAGLMTKCVFRPLGFKDQCVAPPLKMGFTIKDKPAFSLFITKIKAWDFDKIVVTHGDVITQDAKAVFAGLVQRFID; from the coding sequence ATGACGTTAGCAATAGAGCAGCTAGGTGAAGATATTTGGGCCCACGAAGATACTATGCCGTTAGGAGGGACTCAGTTAAGGCTACGAATGACTGTGGTTAAATTAGCCTGTGGTGGATTATGGCTACATACGCCCACTAAACTCAGTCCTGAATTGCAGGTGGCCATGGATAAACTCGGTCAAGTCCGCTATCTGGTTGGGCCGAGCAATGGCCATAATATTTGGTTAAATGACTGGCAAAGCGCTTATCCTGAGGCAAAAATGTATGTGAGTGGTGGCATACCGAAAAAAATCTCAATTGAAAATTATCAGGTGCTCGATGAACATTTCGACAATATCTGGAGTGATGATTTTGAAAGGCTATATATGCCTGGCGTTAGTTTTTTCAATGAATCAGTGTTTTTTCACAAGAAGTCAAAGTCGCTGTTGGTGACAGACCTTATTCAAAATCATAGTGATGCTTGTCCATCTGGTTTTGCAGGCTTGATGACTAAGTGTGTATTTAGACCTCTTGGTTTCAAGGACCAATGTGTTGCCCCTCCTTTGAAAATGGGCTTTACCATTAAGGACAAGCCAGCATTTTCCCTATTTATTACTAAGATCAAGGCTTGGGATTTCGATAAGATAGTCGTCACTCACGGCGATGTTATCACGCAAGATGCTAAAGCCGTGTTTGCTGGTTTAGTACAGAGGTTTATCGACTGA
- the ubiA gene encoding 4-hydroxybenzoate octaprenyltransferase → MSFLKGKLDVYMRLARMDRPIGTLLLLWPCLMALILAADGMPDLKVLAIFILGVVVMRACGCIINDYADRELDSHVDRTKSRPLASGEISSKEALLLFAVMGLFAFGLVLMLNPLVVQLSVVGIILTVIYPFTKRFTNMPQMFLGVVWSWSIPMAYAAQTGSVPAEAWWLFFANWCWTVAYDTMYAMVDREDDLKVGIKSTAILFGQYDRQIIGLFQLAALACFITAGWAADRGLVYALGVITFVGFSLYQQKLIYARERAPCFKAFLNNNWAGLALFVALGVDYLI, encoded by the coding sequence ATGAGTTTTTTAAAGGGAAAGTTAGACGTTTATATGCGTCTCGCTCGCATGGATCGCCCAATAGGGACTTTATTGCTGTTGTGGCCTTGTTTGATGGCGTTGATATTAGCCGCAGATGGTATGCCCGATCTCAAGGTGCTGGCGATCTTTATTTTAGGTGTGGTGGTGATGCGGGCCTGTGGTTGTATCATTAACGATTACGCCGATAGGGAGCTCGACTCTCACGTAGACAGGACTAAGTCCCGGCCCCTAGCCAGTGGCGAGATCTCCAGTAAAGAGGCGCTGCTACTATTTGCGGTAATGGGGCTATTCGCTTTCGGTTTAGTCTTGATGCTCAATCCTCTGGTCGTCCAGTTATCTGTCGTTGGCATCATATTGACTGTTATCTACCCTTTTACTAAGCGCTTTACCAACATGCCGCAGATGTTTCTCGGTGTGGTGTGGAGTTGGTCAATTCCTATGGCCTACGCGGCGCAGACTGGCAGTGTTCCTGCCGAGGCCTGGTGGTTATTCTTCGCCAACTGGTGCTGGACCGTAGCCTACGACACCATGTATGCCATGGTGGATCGAGAAGATGATTTGAAAGTTGGTATCAAGTCCACGGCTATCCTGTTTGGTCAATATGATAGGCAGATCATTGGCTTGTTTCAGCTAGCCGCGTTAGCCTGTTTTATTACGGCGGGTTGGGCGGCAGACCGTGGCCTGGTATATGCTTTAGGTGTGATTACTTTTGTTGGCTTTAGCCTTTATCAACAGAAGCTGATTTACGCTAGGGAACGTGCCCCTTGCTTCAAGGCGTTTCTCAATAATAACTGGGCAGGCCTAGCCCTGTTTGTTGCCTTAGGTGTCGATTACCTTATTTAA
- the uvrD gene encoding DNA helicase II, with amino-acid sequence MDVSSLLDGLNDEQRAAVGAPQSSMLVLAGAGSGKTRVLTHRIAWLMQVEQQSPYSILAVTFTNKAAAEMRERVEKVSGSNMGRMWIGTFHGLAHRLLRTHYQDANLPQTFQIIDSDDQLRLIKRILKSLNLDEKQYPPRQAQGYINGKKDQGLRPKHIDAGGFPIEQNLLQIYQVYQESCDRAGLVDFAEILLRAHELWLNKPHVLKHYQDRFKNILVDEFQDTNAIQYAWIRVLASEGANVMIVGDDDQSIYGWRGAQVENLHKFLEDFPKAGTIRLEQNYRSTGHILKASNALIANNPDRLGKKLWTQDKDGEPISIYCAFNEMDEARFIVGRISDWHDMGGDLSGCAILYRSNAQSRVLEEALLHKGLAYRIYGGLRFFERQEIKDAMSYLRLINNKDDDAAFERVVNTPARGIGGRTLDILRSTARQQQLTLWQTCLRALEEKLLSGRAANAVRGFMDLIVEMQQDTQEMTLHRTTDHIIAKSGLKAMYEAEKGEKARSRVENLDELVTAARTFIMPEEIEDMGELNAFLSHAALEAGEGQADAFTDAVQLMTLHSAKGLEFPVVFMSGVEEGIFPSQMAMDEGDRLDEERRLCYVGMTRAMEKLYITYAETRRIYGRENFARPSRFIKEIPAEHVEEIRLKTQVSAPRKTSSSRTRSIVVNDSGFKVGQGVMHHKFGEGKVTNTEGSGSQARVQVNFYDVGSKWLVVAYARLETC; translated from the coding sequence ATGGACGTATCTTCTTTACTAGACGGCCTGAATGATGAACAGCGCGCAGCCGTAGGGGCACCTCAATCCAGCATGTTGGTATTGGCGGGGGCAGGCAGTGGCAAGACTCGGGTGTTGACCCATAGAATTGCCTGGTTGATGCAGGTCGAACAGCAGAGTCCATATTCAATTTTAGCGGTAACCTTCACCAATAAAGCGGCGGCAGAGATGCGCGAGCGAGTGGAGAAGGTCAGTGGCAGCAATATGGGCCGCATGTGGATAGGGACCTTCCACGGTTTAGCTCATCGTCTGCTAAGAACCCATTATCAAGACGCTAACTTGCCCCAGACGTTTCAGATCATCGACTCTGATGATCAGTTACGTCTAATCAAACGTATTCTTAAGAGCCTTAACTTAGACGAGAAGCAATATCCGCCTCGCCAAGCTCAGGGCTACATCAACGGCAAGAAAGATCAGGGGTTAAGGCCAAAGCATATCGATGCGGGTGGTTTCCCGATAGAGCAGAATCTTTTACAGATCTATCAAGTTTATCAAGAGTCCTGCGATAGAGCCGGTCTGGTCGACTTTGCCGAAATTTTACTGCGTGCCCACGAGTTATGGCTCAACAAGCCCCACGTTCTTAAACATTACCAAGACAGGTTTAAGAATATTCTGGTAGACGAGTTTCAGGATACCAACGCGATTCAGTATGCTTGGATCCGTGTGCTGGCGAGCGAAGGGGCCAATGTGATGATCGTCGGTGATGACGATCAGTCTATCTATGGTTGGCGCGGTGCTCAAGTCGAGAATTTACACAAGTTCCTCGAGGACTTCCCCAAGGCTGGCACTATACGTCTGGAGCAAAATTACCGCTCCACCGGCCATATTCTCAAAGCCTCCAATGCATTGATTGCCAATAACCCAGATCGCTTGGGCAAGAAATTGTGGACCCAAGATAAAGACGGTGAACCCATCTCAATATACTGTGCATTCAATGAGATGGATGAGGCTCGATTTATTGTGGGACGCATAAGTGATTGGCACGATATGGGCGGAGATCTAAGTGGTTGCGCCATTCTGTATCGTTCTAACGCTCAGTCTCGAGTATTAGAAGAAGCCTTGCTCCACAAGGGCTTAGCCTATCGTATCTATGGTGGACTGAGATTCTTCGAGCGCCAAGAGATTAAAGATGCCATGAGTTATCTGCGTCTCATCAACAATAAAGATGATGATGCGGCCTTCGAGCGAGTGGTCAATACCCCAGCTCGTGGGATTGGCGGACGTACACTAGATATCTTACGTTCTACCGCAAGGCAGCAGCAGTTAACTCTGTGGCAAACTTGCTTACGTGCCCTCGAAGAGAAGCTGCTCAGTGGTCGTGCGGCTAATGCTGTACGCGGCTTCATGGATCTTATCGTAGAGATGCAGCAAGATACCCAAGAGATGACACTGCATCGTACAACCGACCATATCATTGCCAAGTCAGGGCTCAAGGCTATGTATGAGGCTGAGAAAGGCGAAAAGGCGCGTTCTAGAGTGGAAAACCTCGATGAACTCGTGACCGCTGCACGTACCTTTATTATGCCCGAAGAGATAGAAGATATGGGTGAGCTTAATGCTTTCCTATCTCATGCGGCGCTAGAGGCCGGAGAGGGTCAGGCTGATGCATTTACCGATGCGGTGCAGCTGATGACATTGCATTCGGCTAAAGGCCTGGAGTTTCCAGTGGTATTTATGTCGGGTGTCGAAGAAGGAATATTCCCCAGCCAGATGGCTATGGATGAGGGGGATAGACTCGATGAAGAGCGTCGTCTCTGTTATGTCGGCATGACTCGAGCTATGGAGAAGCTGTACATCACCTATGCCGAGACGCGTCGAATCTATGGCAGGGAAAATTTCGCCAGACCATCACGCTTCATCAAAGAAATCCCAGCTGAGCATGTGGAGGAGATCCGCCTTAAGACTCAGGTGAGCGCCCCTCGGAAAACCAGTAGCTCCCGTACTCGTAGCATAGTGGTAAATGATTCGGGCTTTAAGGTTGGCCAAGGGGTGATGCACCATAAGTTCGGTGAAGGTAAGGTGACCAATACCGAGGGCAGTGGTTCCCAAGCCAGAGTACAAGTCAATTTCTATGATGTCGGCAGTAAGTGGTTGGTTGTTGCCTATGCTCGACTAGAGACTTGCTAA